The Prevotella sp. E9-3 genome has a window encoding:
- the hisA gene encoding 1-(5-phosphoribosyl)-5-[(5-phosphoribosylamino)methylideneamino]imidazole-4-carboxamide isomerase, with product MKQIELIPAIDIIDGQCVRLTKGDYDQKTVYRNSPADVAKEFEDLGFKRLHVVDLDGAKSKHIVNDRVLSEITSNTNLIVDFGGGIKTEDDLAKAFGAGASMVTVGSVAVTYPHLLEEWINKYGPERIILGADVRNGVISINGWKEDSNEALLPFLEKYISMGVKNVLCTEISKDGTLSGPAIQLYTEVMRAYPQLHLIASGGVSSQADIESLDAAGIPAVVFGKAIYEGRINLSELWHWHDA from the coding sequence ATGAAACAAATAGAACTTATACCCGCAATTGATATAATAGACGGTCAGTGTGTACGCCTAACCAAAGGCGACTATGATCAGAAGACCGTTTACAGGAACTCTCCCGCAGATGTAGCAAAGGAGTTTGAAGATTTAGGGTTCAAGCGCTTGCATGTAGTCGATTTGGATGGTGCCAAGTCAAAGCATATAGTAAACGATCGAGTATTATCCGAAATCACATCAAATACGAATCTCATTGTTGATTTTGGTGGTGGAATCAAAACTGAGGACGATTTGGCGAAAGCTTTTGGTGCCGGTGCTTCAATGGTAACGGTTGGATCTGTAGCGGTAACCTATCCTCATCTGCTTGAAGAATGGATAAATAAATATGGACCTGAGCGAATTATTTTAGGAGCTGATGTACGAAACGGGGTCATCAGTATCAACGGATGGAAAGAGGATTCTAACGAAGCCCTCCTACCCTTTCTTGAGAAATACATTTCGATGGGCGTTAAGAATGTGCTCTGCACAGAAATTTCGAAAGACGGAACCCTTAGCGGTCCGGCCATTCAGCTCTATACAGAAGTGATGCGAGCCTATCCCCAGTTGCACTTAATAGCCAGCGGTGGCGTAAGTTCTCAGGCAGATATAGAGTCACTCGATGCAGCAGGTATTCCTGCCGTAGTATTTGGAAAAGCCATTTATGAAGGACGAATTAATTTAAGCGAACTATGGCACTGGCACGACGCATAA
- the lysA gene encoding diaminopimelate decarboxylase, with translation MKGVFPLNKFAKLRTPFYYYDTELLRTTLRAINDEASKHEGFIVHYAIKANANPKILRYIREAGLGADCVSGGEVEAALKAGFSNDKIVYAGVGKSDWEINLGLDNDIFCFNVESIPELEIINELAGQKGKVARIAFRLNPNVGAHTHANITTGLAENKFGIAMRDMETVIELASQMEHVKFVGLHFHIGSQILDMGDFQALCNRINELQTQLESHHIRVEHINVGGGLGIDYQHPNRVPIPDFKAYFDTYAKKLKLRPGQTLHFELGRAVVAQCGSLITRTLYIKKGAQKQFAIVDAGFTDLIRPALYQAYHKIENISSDDVNETYDVVGPICESTDVFAKQIDLNTTHRGDYLAIRSTGAYGEIMASGYNCRQLPMGYTSDELL, from the coding sequence ATGAAAGGTGTATTTCCTTTGAATAAGTTTGCAAAATTGCGAACCCCCTTCTATTATTATGACACGGAGTTGTTGCGCACAACACTCCGTGCCATCAATGATGAAGCCAGCAAGCATGAAGGCTTTATTGTTCATTATGCCATTAAGGCTAATGCTAACCCCAAAATTCTTCGCTATATCCGCGAAGCTGGTCTTGGTGCCGACTGCGTAAGTGGCGGAGAAGTTGAGGCAGCATTGAAAGCCGGTTTCTCAAACGACAAGATCGTTTATGCTGGCGTAGGTAAAAGCGACTGGGAAATTAATCTTGGACTCGATAATGATATTTTCTGCTTCAATGTCGAAAGTATTCCCGAGTTGGAGATCATTAATGAACTTGCCGGTCAGAAAGGTAAGGTTGCTCGCATAGCTTTCCGTCTGAATCCTAATGTTGGTGCTCATACACATGCCAACATCACTACAGGCCTTGCAGAAAACAAGTTTGGCATTGCCATGCGTGACATGGAGACAGTTATCGAATTGGCTTCACAGATGGAACATGTAAAGTTTGTGGGACTACATTTCCATATAGGCTCACAAATTCTCGACATGGGTGATTTCCAGGCACTTTGTAATCGCATCAATGAACTGCAGACACAATTGGAAAGTCATCATATTCGTGTAGAACATATCAACGTGGGCGGTGGGCTTGGTATTGACTATCAGCATCCAAATAGAGTTCCTATACCCGACTTCAAAGCCTATTTCGACACTTATGCCAAAAAGCTCAAACTGCGTCCTGGTCAAACACTCCATTTTGAGTTAGGCCGTGCTGTTGTGGCACAATGTGGCTCACTTATTACGCGTACCTTATATATTAAGAAGGGCGCTCAAAAGCAGTTCGCTATTGTTGACGCTGGTTTTACCGACCTTATTCGTCCTGCTCTTTATCAAGCATATCATAAGATTGAGAACATCTCGAGCGATGATGTTAATGAAACGTACGATGTCGTAGGCCCCATTTGTGAGTCAACAGATGTCTTTGCCAAACAAATAGATTTGAATACAACTCATCGTGGTGATTATCTGGCCATCCGTTCTACTGGAGCATATGGTGAGATTATGGCTTCAGGCTACAATTGCCGACAGTTGCCAATGGGATATACTAGCGATGAACTATTATAA
- a CDS encoding AraC family transcriptional regulator, with protein sequence MTVDKIDIQEGRESSYRRLVRPRMMDELKKGILRQIAVKRKYRNPNYNARKLAEDLQTNVRYISAVVRVQFHMNYSSFVNKYRVEEAKSILADQRYFDLKLEDVGDMVGFAHRQSFYAAFQKYTGMTPKAYRNHYLDNENQI encoded by the coding sequence ATGACTGTTGATAAAATAGATATTCAAGAGGGTAGGGAGTCGTCTTACCGTCGTTTGGTGAGACCGCGCATGATGGACGAATTGAAAAAAGGTATTTTGCGGCAAATTGCAGTAAAAAGAAAATATAGGAACCCTAATTATAACGCTCGGAAATTGGCAGAAGATTTGCAGACGAATGTTCGTTATATTTCGGCTGTGGTGCGTGTGCAGTTTCATATGAATTACTCGTCATTTGTTAATAAGTATCGCGTAGAGGAAGCAAAGTCTATACTTGCGGATCAACGTTATTTTGATTTGAAATTGGAAGATGTCGGTGATATGGTAGGGTTCGCTCATCGTCAGTCTTTTTATGCTGCCTTTCAAAAATACACAGGTATGACTCCAAAAGCCTACCGTAATCATTATTTGGATAACGAAAATCAGATATAA
- the hisF gene encoding imidazole glycerol phosphate synthase subunit HisF gives MALARRIIPCLDVKNGETVKGVNFVGLRSAGDPVELGKAYSKAGADELVFLDITASFEGRKTFTDMVTRVAKEINIPFTVGGGINELSDVERLLYAGADKVSVNSAAIRHPELIEQISERFGSQVCVCAIDARFDEDGWHCYLKGGRERTERGLFEWAHEAQERGAGEILFTSMDHDGVKNGYANEALAQLADSLSIPIIASGGAGKKEHFLDAFKIGHADAALAASVFHFGEIPIPELKMYLRNEGVDIRV, from the coding sequence ATGGCACTGGCACGACGCATAATTCCTTGTTTGGACGTTAAGAACGGAGAAACAGTAAAAGGTGTGAATTTTGTAGGCCTGCGTAGTGCAGGTGATCCCGTTGAACTTGGCAAAGCATATAGTAAGGCAGGGGCAGACGAATTGGTATTTTTAGATATCACAGCATCATTTGAAGGACGTAAAACATTTACTGATATGGTAACCCGCGTGGCAAAGGAAATCAATATCCCTTTCACCGTAGGTGGAGGTATCAACGAATTATCAGATGTTGAGCGTCTTTTATATGCAGGTGCAGACAAAGTAAGTGTAAACAGCGCAGCGATTCGTCATCCAGAACTAATAGAACAAATTTCAGAACGCTTTGGTAGTCAGGTATGTGTCTGCGCTATAGACGCTCGCTTCGATGAAGATGGCTGGCATTGCTATCTGAAAGGTGGGCGTGAGCGAACCGAACGTGGCCTATTCGAATGGGCACACGAGGCACAAGAACGAGGAGCAGGTGAGATTCTTTTTACAAGTATGGATCATGACGGCGTAAAGAACGGATATGCCAACGAGGCACTAGCCCAATTGGCCGACTCGCTTTCTATACCCATTATTGCCAGTGGCGGAGCCGGAAAAAAAGAGCATTTTCTTGATGCTTTTAAAATCGGTCATGCAGATGCAGCCCTTGCCGCCAGTGTTTTCCACTTTGGTGAGATTCCTATACCTGAACTGAAAATGTATCTTCGTAATGAAGGAGTTGACATTAGAGTTTAA
- the hisIE gene encoding bifunctional phosphoribosyl-AMP cyclohydrolase/phosphoribosyl-ATP diphosphatase HisIE — protein MNIDFNKCGGLVPAIIQDANTKNVLMLGYMNEEAFQKTLDTKKVTFWSRSRQCLWTKGETSGNFLDLVSIKVDCDNDTLLVKAIPHGPTCHTGTDTCWGEDNNDNNIAFLSELQDFIEKRHEQMPEGSYTTKLFKDGVNKMAQKVGEEALETVIEATNGTKEHLVYEASDMLYHLIVLLTSKGLRIEDLAEELHRRHDPSWDAQRRKAKAEGTME, from the coding sequence ATGAACATAGATTTCAACAAATGCGGCGGTCTTGTCCCTGCCATTATCCAAGACGCAAATACTAAAAATGTACTCATGCTGGGATACATGAATGAAGAGGCCTTCCAAAAAACACTAGACACAAAAAAGGTGACTTTTTGGAGCCGTAGCCGTCAATGTCTGTGGACCAAGGGTGAAACGTCTGGCAATTTTCTTGATTTAGTGAGTATAAAGGTTGATTGCGATAATGACACGCTCCTTGTTAAAGCCATTCCTCACGGACCTACATGCCACACAGGAACCGATACGTGTTGGGGTGAAGATAATAACGACAATAATATCGCTTTTCTCTCAGAACTACAAGATTTTATCGAAAAGCGTCATGAACAAATGCCTGAGGGAAGCTACACTACTAAATTGTTCAAAGATGGTGTGAACAAGATGGCACAGAAAGTTGGTGAGGAAGCACTTGAGACCGTAATTGAAGCAACAAACGGCACCAAAGAGCACCTCGTTTACGAAGCCTCTGACATGCTCTACCATCTCATCGTACTACTCACCAGCAAAGGACTGCGCATTGAAGACCTTGCCGAAGAACTTCACCGACGTCACGATCCTTCATGGGATGCTCAACGTCGCAAAGCAAAGGCCGAAGGAACTATGGAATAA
- the hisH gene encoding imidazole glycerol phosphate synthase subunit HisH, producing the protein MNVAIVKYNAGNIYSVVNALSRLGIDPILTDDAEALQKADRVLFPGQGEARGAMEYLKARKLDEVICSLKQPVLGICVGQQLLCKHSEEGDVDCIGIFNAEVKRFCPIRHEDKVPCMGWNRLFNTTSPLMKGIEGNYVYFVHSYYVPLCEETIATADYIHPYSAALHKDNFYATQFHPEKSGSVGEQILKNFLSL; encoded by the coding sequence ATGAACGTAGCTATTGTAAAATACAATGCCGGCAATATCTATTCTGTTGTCAATGCCCTCAGTCGATTGGGGATTGATCCAATACTAACAGATGATGCCGAAGCCCTACAGAAAGCAGACCGTGTATTATTTCCCGGTCAAGGTGAAGCACGTGGCGCTATGGAATATCTGAAGGCGCGCAAATTAGACGAAGTAATCTGTTCACTAAAGCAGCCTGTATTGGGAATCTGTGTAGGTCAACAGCTTCTTTGCAAGCATTCTGAGGAAGGAGATGTCGACTGTATAGGTATATTCAATGCTGAGGTGAAGCGATTCTGCCCCATTCGTCATGAAGATAAAGTTCCTTGCATGGGATGGAATCGACTATTTAACACTACGTCGCCATTAATGAAAGGTATAGAAGGTAATTATGTTTACTTCGTTCACAGTTATTATGTACCTCTTTGCGAAGAAACCATTGCCACAGCAGACTATATTCATCCTTATAGTGCTGCCTTACACAAAGACAATTTCTATGCTACTCAATTTCATCCAGAAAAGAGTGGTAGTGTGGGCGAACAGATTCTAAAGAACTTTCTTTCATTATGA
- a CDS encoding glycosyltransferase: protein MKVLHIYPPKSPSIVQYVSMLVGNDEALQTDDPKALRQLCTEQHPVIVHQHGCLNEDITNACLWARLQGIRIVLTPHGQLQPWEIDGAKTTKSLYLRKLQQLVSHAYTIIARSPMEAENLRKLNWNTRIETVANPIITRTTTTDNLVNSHQIIYRQVMDSNVLELMDTNTRNALRTLIKAAITQDERWVKPFESSSVNWHHLLIYAHQEGIASYVQQGLFVLRINIPAIESSPIYLPTLYKKPKPMGTIPLVDIINNIYELFQQHQLSLLPLVELNQALRRDDVEDDILMQQLSAEKLDVFLQAILPVVQEQTGLDEGFMPCQPTENSITRKIREQITKHLEI from the coding sequence ATGAAAGTGCTTCATATTTATCCTCCTAAATCACCTTCAATCGTACAGTATGTAAGTATGCTTGTAGGTAATGATGAAGCACTTCAAACAGATGATCCTAAAGCACTCAGGCAGCTATGTACTGAACAACATCCAGTTATTGTTCATCAACATGGCTGTCTGAATGAGGATATAACGAACGCCTGCTTATGGGCGCGTCTCCAAGGTATTCGTATTGTACTAACGCCTCATGGACAGTTACAGCCATGGGAAATAGATGGTGCTAAAACCACTAAATCGCTCTATCTTAGAAAACTCCAGCAACTCGTATCTCATGCATATACAATTATTGCAAGAAGTCCTATGGAAGCTGAAAACCTACGTAAGCTGAATTGGAACACACGCATAGAAACTGTTGCAAATCCTATCATCACTCGAACCACGACCACAGACAATTTGGTAAATAGTCATCAGATAATATATCGTCAGGTGATGGATTCTAACGTGTTAGAGCTAATGGACACTAATACTCGCAATGCTCTTCGAACGCTCATTAAGGCAGCCATCACGCAAGATGAGCGTTGGGTGAAACCATTCGAATCATCCTCGGTAAATTGGCATCATCTTCTAATCTATGCACATCAGGAAGGTATAGCATCATATGTACAACAAGGACTATTTGTGCTACGTATCAACATACCTGCTATAGAAAGTTCTCCCATTTACTTACCGACGCTCTATAAAAAACCTAAACCGATGGGTACAATACCATTGGTTGACATCATAAACAACATTTATGAATTGTTTCAACAGCATCAGCTATCACTTCTACCACTTGTCGAACTTAACCAAGCTTTACGGCGTGATGATGTAGAAGATGATATACTAATGCAACAACTAAGCGCTGAGAAATTAGACGTTTTCCTGCAAGCAATACTTCCTGTTGTTCAAGAACAGACAGGACTGGATGAAGGATTTATGCCATGTCAGCCAACAGAGAATTCTATTACGCGCAAAATACGCGAACAAATAACAAAACATTTAGAAATTTAA
- the purU gene encoding formyltetrahydrofolate deformylase: MKPTAILLLHCPDQQGIISEVTKFITDNKGNIVYLDQYVDKLDGMFFMRIEWELEGFLIPREKLYEYITTLYAQRYKMKFSLYYSDKRPRMAIFVSKMSHCLYDLLARWKAGEFDVDIPCIVSNHEDLRYVAEQFGIPYYVWSIKKDHSNKAEVERAEMELLKNEDISFIVLARYMQIISDEMIAAYPHHIINIHHSFLPAFIGAKPYHQAWERGVKIIGATSHYVTAELDAGPIIEQDVTRITHKDTPESLVLKGKDLEKIVLSHAVAKHIQRKILTYKNKTIIFS, encoded by the coding sequence ATGAAACCAACCGCTATCTTGCTTCTGCACTGCCCTGACCAACAGGGGATCATTTCGGAAGTGACAAAATTTATCACAGACAATAAGGGTAACATTGTCTATCTTGACCAGTATGTCGACAAACTCGACGGAATGTTTTTCATGCGTATCGAATGGGAACTGGAGGGTTTTCTTATTCCTCGCGAAAAGCTTTACGAGTATATTACAACGCTTTACGCGCAGCGCTACAAAATGAAATTCAGTCTATACTATAGCGACAAGCGTCCACGAATGGCCATATTTGTTAGTAAGATGAGTCATTGCCTTTATGACTTGCTGGCACGATGGAAAGCAGGCGAATTCGATGTTGACATACCATGTATTGTATCCAACCATGAAGACCTTCGCTATGTAGCCGAACAGTTTGGTATTCCTTATTATGTATGGAGTATTAAGAAAGACCATTCCAACAAAGCTGAAGTTGAGAGAGCTGAGATGGAGCTGTTAAAGAATGAAGATATTTCCTTTATTGTTTTAGCACGTTACATGCAGATTATCAGTGACGAGATGATTGCAGCCTACCCTCATCACATTATCAATATTCACCATTCTTTTCTTCCAGCCTTTATCGGTGCTAAGCCTTATCATCAAGCATGGGAAAGAGGCGTAAAGATTATTGGTGCTACCAGTCACTATGTTACAGCAGAGTTGGATGCAGGCCCAATAATAGAACAAGACGTCACTCGTATTACACATAAGGACACTCCTGAGAGCTTAGTACTCAAAGGAAAAGATTTGGAAAAGATTGTGCTTTCACATGCAGTGGCAAAGCATATTCAGCGCAAGATTCTTACTTACAAGAACAAAACGATTATCTTCAGCTAA
- a CDS encoding cell division ATP-binding protein FtsE, protein MLVEYKNATICQQDGSTVLRDVNFKVDEGEFVYLIGRVGSGKSSLLKTIYFELDVDEADEATVLGTNLKTLRRRDIPTLRRQMGIVFQDFQLLADRTVYKNLRFVLRATGWKKSEVDDRIEEVLTLVDMKDKMLCLPHELSGGEQQRVAIARALLNSPKMIVADEPTGNLDPETATNIMELLREISQSGTAVIMTTHNIPLLDKYPGIVYKCQNGKVEEVTGDYNNMIIAEED, encoded by the coding sequence ATGTTAGTAGAATATAAGAATGCTACTATTTGTCAGCAAGACGGATCAACAGTTCTAAGAGATGTTAACTTCAAGGTCGATGAAGGTGAATTTGTCTATCTTATTGGCCGTGTTGGTTCAGGAAAATCATCTCTTCTCAAAACTATCTACTTTGAACTTGACGTTGATGAAGCGGACGAGGCCACAGTATTAGGTACGAACCTGAAAACGCTGAGGCGCAGAGATATTCCCACATTACGAAGACAGATGGGTATTGTGTTTCAAGACTTTCAGTTACTGGCCGACCGGACTGTATATAAGAACCTACGTTTTGTTCTTAGAGCTACGGGATGGAAAAAGAGTGAGGTTGATGACCGTATTGAAGAGGTACTGACCTTAGTTGACATGAAAGACAAAATGCTCTGTCTTCCTCACGAACTATCTGGAGGCGAGCAACAGCGTGTGGCAATTGCACGCGCCTTATTGAACAGTCCTAAGATGATTGTGGCAGACGAGCCAACTGGTAATCTCGACCCAGAGACTGCCACAAACATTATGGAACTTCTTCGTGAGATTTCACAATCAGGAACAGCTGTTATCATGACCACTCATAACATTCCACTACTCGACAAATATCCTGGAATTGTCTATAAATGTCAAAACGGAAAGGTTGAAGAAGTAACTGGCGATTACAACAACATGATAATTGCTGAGGAAGACTAA
- a CDS encoding aspartate kinase translates to MKVMKFGGTSVGSPQRMQEVTQLVTKSGQPVFVVLSAMSGTTNSLVEISDYLYKKNADGANEVINRLEQKYQRHLDELYTVEEIKQQTADFLREEFQYLRSFTKELFTSFEEKSIVAQGEMMSTNMVVNYMRQQGIDAVLLNALDFMRTDKNAEPDPIYIKEKLTAILEKEGQHQVYITQGFICRNAYGEIDNLQRGGSDYTASLIGAAINAEEIQIWTDIDGMHNNDPRVVDKTSPVHQLHFEEAAELAYFGAKILHPTCVQPAKYAGIPVRLLNTMDPEAEGTTISNTTEYGKIKAVAAKDNIIAIKIKSSRMLLATGFLRKVFEIFESYQTPIDMVCTSEVGVSMSIDNSAHLGEIVDELKKYGTVTVDTGMCIICVVGDLDWSNIGFETRVLEAMKSIPVRMISYGGSNYNISFLIREEDKKRALQMLSDTLFNN, encoded by the coding sequence ATGAAAGTAATGAAATTTGGCGGAACTTCAGTAGGTTCGCCACAAAGAATGCAAGAAGTGACTCAATTAGTCACCAAGTCTGGACAGCCTGTATTCGTGGTCCTCTCGGCCATGTCGGGCACAACGAACTCTTTGGTAGAGATTTCTGATTATCTTTACAAGAAAAATGCAGATGGCGCAAATGAAGTAATCAATCGCTTGGAGCAGAAATATCAGCGTCATTTGGATGAACTATACACGGTAGAGGAAATTAAGCAGCAGACTGCTGATTTTTTGCGTGAGGAGTTCCAATATCTGCGTTCGTTTACCAAAGAACTTTTTACAAGTTTCGAGGAAAAAAGTATTGTTGCTCAAGGCGAAATGATGTCAACCAATATGGTTGTCAACTATATGCGCCAACAAGGCATCGATGCGGTATTACTCAATGCACTCGACTTTATGCGTACCGACAAGAATGCCGAACCTGATCCTATTTATATTAAGGAGAAACTTACCGCTATTCTTGAAAAGGAAGGACAACACCAGGTGTACATCACTCAAGGATTCATCTGCCGTAATGCATATGGTGAGATAGATAATCTGCAGCGTGGAGGTAGTGACTATACAGCATCACTCATTGGCGCAGCCATTAATGCCGAAGAAATTCAAATATGGACAGACATCGACGGTATGCACAACAACGACCCTCGCGTAGTTGATAAAACATCACCTGTACATCAGCTGCACTTTGAGGAAGCTGCCGAGTTAGCTTATTTTGGAGCAAAAATTCTGCATCCAACTTGCGTTCAACCTGCTAAATATGCAGGTATTCCTGTCCGCTTACTGAACACAATGGATCCTGAAGCAGAAGGAACAACCATCAGCAACACTACCGAATATGGAAAGATCAAAGCTGTGGCTGCTAAAGATAATATCATTGCCATCAAAATCAAGTCAAGTCGAATGCTTCTTGCCACAGGCTTCTTACGTAAAGTTTTCGAAATTTTTGAAAGCTATCAGACTCCTATTGATATGGTATGTACATCTGAAGTTGGCGTTTCAATGTCTATCGACAACTCGGCCCATCTCGGCGAAATTGTGGATGAATTGAAAAAGTACGGTACAGTCACAGTAGATACCGGAATGTGTATAATATGCGTAGTAGGCGACCTTGATTGGTCAAATATTGGCTTTGAAACACGTGTACTCGAAGCAATGAAGAGTATTCCTGTTCGCATGATCAGCTATGGCGGTTCTAACTATAACATCTCATTCCTGATTCGTGAGGAAGACAAGAAGCGTGCTCTACAAATGCTGAGTGACACCCTATTCAACAATTAA
- a CDS encoding dipeptidyl peptidase 3: protein MTIDNFRYVDERFADLQMLRYRLNGFEKLTIDEKKYIYCLAKASLFGRDITFDQFGAYNLRIRKVLELIYTDASIDHDTEEFRQLEIYLKRLWFSNGIYHHYGSLKFVPGFSKGYFSKCLYCVDPKRLPLSDKQTVKALLEELIPVIFDKDYLSKRVNKTDGEDLVKTSACHFYEGVTQQEAEDFYNTQKSSYINEPEPPSFGLNSTLVKSEDGTLYEDVWSIKGRYGKALSQIVFWLNNAKQYANSDEQKSIISSLVSYYETGDLQYFNDYCKKWVSCLDGKVDFINGFIEVYGDPLGLKGTWEGLVEYVDEEATRRTQLISDNAQWFEDNSPVESRFRKKVVKGVSAKVICAAMLGGDEYPSTAIGINLPNADWIRAEYGSKSITISNITDAYTKAAKGNGFREEFVIDSDTLSMIEHYADTLDNLHTDLHECLGHGSGQLLQGVDPDALKAYGNTIEEARADLFGLYYIADQKMVELGLVPNSEAYKAQYYTYMMNGLITQLVRIERGCNIEEAHMLNRALIAHWCLENGTAMRLVKKAGNTYLEISDYCQLRELIAKLLAEVQRIKSEGDFMAARQLVEQYAVKVDADLHDEVLHRYEKLNLAPYKGFLNPMLLPQYDARGEIVDIVPYYGESLAQQMLRYSSEYGTLI, encoded by the coding sequence ATGACAATTGATAATTTTAGATATGTTGATGAGCGATTTGCTGATTTGCAAATGCTTCGCTATAGGCTTAATGGTTTTGAGAAACTTACGATTGATGAGAAAAAGTATATATACTGTCTAGCTAAGGCATCACTTTTTGGGCGAGATATAACATTTGATCAGTTTGGTGCCTATAATTTGCGCATTCGTAAAGTACTCGAGCTTATCTATACCGATGCTTCAATTGATCATGATACTGAGGAGTTCAGACAGCTGGAAATTTACTTGAAACGATTATGGTTTTCTAATGGTATTTATCATCATTATGGAAGCTTGAAATTCGTTCCAGGGTTTTCAAAGGGTTACTTTAGTAAATGTTTGTATTGCGTTGATCCTAAAAGACTTCCTTTGTCAGACAAACAAACTGTTAAAGCTTTACTTGAAGAGCTGATTCCTGTGATTTTTGATAAAGATTATCTGTCCAAACGGGTAAATAAAACGGATGGAGAAGATTTGGTTAAAACATCAGCATGTCACTTCTATGAAGGCGTAACTCAACAAGAGGCTGAAGATTTTTACAATACACAAAAAAGTTCATACATAAATGAGCCCGAGCCTCCTTCTTTCGGTTTGAATAGTACCTTGGTGAAATCGGAAGATGGAACTTTGTATGAAGATGTTTGGAGTATTAAAGGCCGTTATGGAAAAGCGCTTTCTCAGATTGTGTTTTGGTTGAATAATGCTAAGCAATATGCAAATTCTGATGAGCAAAAGAGTATTATTTCTAGTTTAGTTAGTTACTATGAAACAGGTGACTTACAATATTTCAATGACTATTGTAAGAAATGGGTGTCGTGTTTAGACGGAAAAGTCGATTTTATCAATGGCTTCATTGAAGTATATGGTGATCCTTTAGGATTAAAGGGTACTTGGGAAGGACTCGTAGAATATGTTGATGAGGAAGCTACTCGTCGTACTCAACTCATTAGCGATAATGCCCAGTGGTTTGAAGATAATTCACCAGTTGAGAGTCGTTTCCGTAAAAAGGTTGTTAAGGGCGTTTCTGCAAAAGTGATTTGTGCAGCTATGTTAGGTGGAGATGAATATCCATCAACGGCTATTGGCATAAATTTGCCTAATGCTGACTGGATACGTGCTGAATACGGCTCAAAGAGTATTACAATTTCTAATATCACAGATGCTTACACTAAAGCCGCTAAAGGAAATGGCTTTCGCGAGGAGTTTGTGATTGACAGCGATACATTAAGTATGATAGAGCATTATGCTGATACGCTGGACAATCTTCATACCGACCTACATGAATGTTTGGGGCATGGTAGTGGTCAATTGCTTCAAGGTGTAGATCCTGACGCTTTGAAAGCATATGGAAATACAATAGAGGAAGCACGTGCAGATTTGTTCGGATTATACTATATAGCTGATCAGAAAATGGTTGAGCTTGGACTCGTTCCGAATTCCGAAGCTTACAAAGCTCAGTACTACACCTATATGATGAATGGTTTAATCACTCAGTTAGTTAGAATTGAACGCGGTTGTAATATTGAAGAAGCCCATATGCTGAATCGGGCATTAATAGCTCATTGGTGTCTTGAAAATGGAACTGCGATGAGACTTGTAAAGAAAGCAGGGAATACTTATTTGGAGATAAGTGATTATTGCCAATTGAGAGAGTTGATTGCAAAACTATTAGCTGAGGTACAACGAATAAAAAGTGAAGGCGACTTTATGGCTGCTCGTCAGTTGGTGGAACAATATGCTGTTAAAGTTGATGCAGATCTACATGATGAAGTTTTGCATCGCTATGAAAAATTAAATTTAGCTCCATATAAAGGCTTCTTGAATCCGATGCTTCTACCGCAATATGACGCTAGGGGCGAAATAGTCGATATCGTTCCTTACTATGGTGAAAGTCTTGCTCAGCAAATGCTGCGTTATAGCTCCGAATATGGGACTTTGATATAA